A window of the Pseudomonas furukawaii genome harbors these coding sequences:
- a CDS encoding acetyl-CoA carboxylase biotin carboxylase subunit has translation MIKKILIANRGEIAVRIVRACAEMGIRSVAIYSDADRHALHVKRADEAHSIGDDPLAGYLNPRKLVNLAVETGCDALHPGYGFLSENAELAEICAERGIKFIGPSAEVIRRMGDKTEARRSMIKAGVPVTPGTEGNVADLDEALREGERIGYPVMLKATSGGGGRGIRRCNSREELEQAYPRVISEATKAFGSAEVFLEKCIVNPKHIEAQVLADSFGNTVHLFERDCSIQRRNQKLIEIAPSPQLTPEQRAYIGDLSVRAAKAVGYENAGTVEFLLADGEVYFMEMNTRVQVEHTITEEITGIDIVREQIRIASGQELSIKQDDIIHRGFALQFRINAEDPKNNFLPSFGKITRYYAPGGPGVRTDTAIYTGYTIPPYYDSMCLKLIVWALTWEEALDRGLRALDDMRVQGVRTTAPYYQEILRNEEFRSGQFNTSFVEAHPELTQYSIKRNPSHLAIAIATAIAAHAGL, from the coding sequence GTGATCAAGAAAATCCTGATCGCCAACCGTGGCGAGATTGCCGTCCGCATCGTGCGCGCTTGCGCCGAGATGGGCATTCGCTCGGTGGCCATCTACTCCGACGCCGATCGGCACGCCCTGCACGTCAAGCGTGCGGACGAAGCCCACAGCATCGGTGACGACCCGCTGGCCGGGTACCTGAACCCGCGCAAACTGGTGAACCTCGCCGTTGAAACCGGCTGCGATGCCCTCCACCCCGGCTACGGCTTCCTCTCGGAGAACGCCGAGCTGGCGGAAATCTGCGCCGAGCGCGGCATCAAGTTCATCGGACCTTCCGCCGAAGTCATCCGCCGCATGGGCGACAAGACCGAGGCCCGCCGCAGCATGATCAAGGCCGGCGTGCCGGTCACCCCGGGCACCGAAGGCAACGTCGCCGACCTCGACGAAGCCCTGCGGGAAGGCGAACGCATCGGCTACCCGGTGATGCTCAAGGCCACCTCCGGTGGTGGCGGCCGGGGCATCCGTCGCTGCAACAGCCGCGAGGAGCTGGAGCAGGCCTACCCGCGCGTGATCTCCGAGGCCACCAAGGCCTTCGGCTCGGCGGAAGTCTTCCTCGAGAAGTGCATCGTCAACCCGAAGCACATCGAAGCCCAGGTGCTGGCCGACTCCTTCGGCAACACCGTGCACCTGTTCGAGCGCGACTGCTCGATCCAGCGCCGCAACCAGAAACTCATCGAGATCGCCCCCAGCCCGCAGCTCACCCCCGAGCAGCGCGCCTACATCGGCGACCTCTCCGTGCGCGCGGCCAAGGCCGTGGGCTACGAGAACGCCGGCACCGTGGAGTTCCTGCTCGCCGATGGCGAGGTGTACTTCATGGAGATGAACACCCGGGTGCAGGTGGAGCACACCATCACCGAGGAAATCACCGGCATCGACATCGTCCGCGAGCAGATCCGCATCGCCTCGGGCCAGGAGCTGTCGATCAAGCAGGACGACATCATCCACCGCGGCTTCGCCCTGCAGTTCCGCATCAACGCCGAGGACCCGAAGAACAACTTCCTCCCGTCCTTCGGCAAGATCACCCGCTACTACGCCCCCGGCGGCCCCGGCGTGCGTACCGACACCGCGATCTACACCGGCTACACCATTCCGCCCTACTACGACTCGATGTGCCTGAAGCTCATCGTCTGGGCGCTGACCTGGGAAGAGGCCCTGGACCGTGGCCTGCGCGCCCTCGACGACATGCGCGTGCAGGGCGTGCGGACCACCGCTCCCTACTACCAGGAGATCCTGCGCAACGAGGAGTTCCGCAGCGGCCAGTTCAACACCAGCTTCGTCGAAGCCCACCCGGAACTGACCCAGTACTCCATCAAACGCAACCCGTCGCACCTGGCCATCGCCATCGCCACCGCCATCGCCGCCCACGCCGGCCTGTAG
- a CDS encoding alanine/glycine:cation symporter family protein produces the protein MLDFLNDLLWSKLLIVVLVGLGLFFSISSRFVQFRYFSDMFRIFGQALQRKEGQLSSFQALMLSVAGRVGAGNIAGVAVAIMLGGPGAVFWMWIVALLGMATSYFECSLAQLYKRREADGTYRGGPAFYILHGLGQRWLAVIFSILLLVTFGFGFNAVQSFTVATSMHDTFGLPTWVSGVLLVGVIGLIVFGGIKRIAAMADVLVPIMAGTYILMALVVIGMNITEVPATLALIVKSALGLEPAFAGGVGAAIIMGVKRGLFSNEAGLGSAPNVAAVAEVKHPAAQGIVQSLSVFIDTLLVCTSTALIILLSGVYQPGSEMAGVVLTQTALAAEVGEWGRVFVSMALLLFVFTTLVYNYYLGENALSFFSTKRILVQGYRVLVMALVLWGSMQDLSTVFGFADVTMGLLALVNLVAISLLFKVGMRLMRDYDGQIKAGVQEPVFDASKFSDLDLDPKAWHGAQAGDAKAEEAADGLAQSHR, from the coding sequence ATGCTCGATTTCCTCAATGACCTCCTCTGGAGCAAATTGCTGATCGTCGTCCTCGTGGGCCTCGGTCTTTTCTTCTCCATCAGCTCCCGTTTCGTCCAGTTTCGCTACTTCAGCGACATGTTCCGCATCTTCGGCCAGGCCCTGCAGCGCAAGGAAGGCCAGCTCAGCTCGTTCCAGGCGCTGATGCTGTCGGTTGCCGGCCGCGTGGGCGCGGGCAACATCGCCGGTGTCGCGGTGGCCATCATGCTCGGTGGCCCGGGCGCCGTGTTCTGGATGTGGATCGTGGCGCTGCTCGGCATGGCCACCAGCTACTTCGAGTGCTCCCTGGCCCAGCTCTACAAGCGTCGCGAAGCCGACGGCACCTACCGTGGCGGCCCGGCCTTCTACATCCTGCATGGTCTCGGCCAGCGCTGGCTGGCGGTGATCTTCTCGATCCTGCTGCTGGTGACCTTCGGCTTCGGCTTCAACGCCGTGCAGTCCTTCACCGTGGCCACTTCGATGCATGACACCTTCGGCCTGCCGACCTGGGTCAGCGGCGTCCTCCTGGTGGGTGTGATCGGCCTGATCGTGTTCGGCGGCATCAAGCGCATCGCCGCCATGGCCGACGTGCTGGTGCCCATCATGGCCGGCACCTACATCCTGATGGCCCTGGTGGTCATCGGCATGAACATCACCGAAGTGCCGGCCACCCTGGCGCTGATCGTGAAGAGCGCCCTGGGCCTGGAACCGGCCTTCGCCGGCGGCGTCGGCGCGGCCATCATCATGGGCGTGAAACGCGGCCTGTTCTCCAACGAAGCGGGCCTGGGCAGCGCGCCCAACGTGGCCGCCGTCGCCGAGGTCAAGCACCCGGCCGCCCAGGGCATCGTGCAGTCCCTCAGCGTGTTCATCGACACCCTGCTGGTGTGCACCAGCACCGCCCTGATCATCCTGCTCTCCGGCGTCTACCAGCCGGGCAGCGAGATGGCCGGCGTGGTCCTGACCCAGACCGCCCTGGCGGCCGAAGTCGGCGAGTGGGGCCGCGTGTTCGTGAGCATGGCGCTGCTGCTCTTCGTCTTCACCACCCTGGTGTACAACTACTACCTGGGTGAGAACGCCCTGAGCTTCTTCAGCACCAAGCGCATCCTGGTACAGGGCTACCGCGTGCTGGTGATGGCCCTGGTGCTCTGGGGTTCGATGCAGGACCTGTCCACCGTGTTCGGCTTCGCCGACGTGACCATGGGCCTGCTGGCGCTGGTGAACCTGGTGGCCATCTCCCTGCTGTTCAAGGTGGGCATGCGCCTGATGCGCGACTACGATGGCCAGATCAAGGCGGGTGTGCAGGAGCCGGTGTTCGACGCCAGCAAGTTCTCCGACCTGGACCTGGATCCGAAAGCCTGGCACGGCGCCCAAGCGGGCGACGCCAAGGCTGAAGAAGCGGCCGACGGCCTGGCGCAGAGCCACCGCTGA
- a CDS encoding CBS domain-containing protein has product MKTVAQMLRAKPRQQVHTIEADVPMLDALRLLAEQNIGALPVTEGGRLVGIVSERDYARRGVLQGRSSVATPVREFMTEPVFTVNAGQSIRECMSLMTDRHMRHLPVVEDGQLIGLLSIGDLVKEAMAEQDELIKHLEQYIRGESA; this is encoded by the coding sequence ATGAAAACCGTTGCCCAGATGCTGCGCGCCAAACCCCGCCAGCAGGTCCACACCATCGAAGCCGACGTGCCCATGCTGGACGCCCTGCGGCTGCTGGCCGAACAGAACATCGGCGCATTGCCGGTGACCGAAGGGGGGCGCCTGGTGGGCATCGTCAGCGAGCGCGACTACGCCCGTCGCGGCGTGCTCCAGGGCCGCTCCTCGGTGGCCACCCCGGTGCGCGAGTTCATGACCGAGCCGGTGTTCACCGTCAACGCGGGCCAGAGCATCCGTGAATGCATGTCCCTGATGACCGACCGCCACATGCGCCACCTGCCGGTGGTCGAGGACGGCCAGCTGATCGGCCTGCTGTCCATCGGCGACCTGGTGAAGGAAGCCATGGCCGAACAGGACGAACTGATCAAGCACCTGGAGCAGTACATCCGCGGCGAATCGGCCTGA
- a CDS encoding GNAT family N-acetyltransferase, with protein sequence MTDLSHWQPRPTPDHSPLPGRFVRLEALDPARHGDDLWQALQGPGHDARLWDYLPYGPFAERTPFEAWLAANAASRDPLFYAVVDLASGRATGLLSYLRITPKDGVIEIGHIAFGQPMQRTPGSTEAVWLLARHAFDDLGYRRLEWKCNAANTRSMRAAERLGFRCEGLFRQHMIVKGENRDTAWFSIIDGEWPGVRAGFERWLAVDNFDGEGRQRQSLEALRG encoded by the coding sequence ATGACCGACCTCAGCCACTGGCAACCCCGCCCCACGCCGGACCACAGCCCGCTGCCCGGCCGCTTCGTGCGCCTGGAAGCCCTCGACCCCGCCCGCCATGGCGACGACCTCTGGCAGGCCCTGCAGGGCCCCGGCCACGATGCGCGCCTCTGGGACTACCTGCCCTACGGTCCCTTCGCCGAGCGCACGCCCTTCGAGGCCTGGCTCGCCGCCAATGCCGCGAGCCGCGACCCGCTGTTCTACGCGGTGGTGGACCTGGCCAGCGGCCGCGCCACCGGGCTGCTCAGCTACCTGCGCATCACGCCGAAGGACGGCGTCATCGAAATCGGCCACATCGCCTTCGGCCAGCCCATGCAGCGCACCCCCGGCTCCACCGAGGCGGTCTGGCTGCTGGCCCGGCACGCCTTCGACGACCTGGGCTACCGCCGCCTGGAATGGAAGTGCAACGCGGCCAACACCCGCTCCATGCGCGCCGCCGAGCGCCTGGGTTTCCGGTGCGAAGGGCTGTTCCGCCAGCACATGATCGTCAAGGGCGAGAACCGCGACACCGCCTGGTTCTCCATCATCGATGGCGAATGGCCCGGGGTTCGTGCCGGTTTCGAGCGCTGGCTGGCTGTGGATAACTTCGATGGCGAGGGACGCCAGAGGCAGAGCCTGGAAGCGCTGCGGGGTTGA
- a CDS encoding BRO-N domain-containing protein — protein sequence MNEPILHPRIFIRHRRQLRAFLLDDQAWFCARDLGRLMNQVLEGRVCSNLDPDQYQQAWFRDAKGELEQGLLISESGLYAALIYYFHPEHRSLRRWLTHEVVLALRSEFRGDSAQPRRRSLCGDGTQVSVLEWQGRLWVPYAELPKVANLR from the coding sequence ATGAATGAGCCGATCCTCCATCCCCGCATCTTTATCCGTCATCGCCGCCAGTTAAGGGCCTTCCTGCTGGACGATCAGGCCTGGTTCTGCGCGCGCGACCTGGGCCGGCTGATGAACCAGGTGCTGGAAGGGCGGGTGTGCAGCAACCTGGACCCCGACCAGTACCAGCAGGCCTGGTTTCGCGATGCCAAGGGCGAACTGGAGCAGGGGCTGCTGATCAGCGAGTCCGGGCTCTACGCCGCGCTGATCTACTACTTCCACCCCGAACACCGCAGCCTGCGTCGCTGGCTCACCCACGAGGTGGTGCTGGCACTGCGCAGTGAGTTCCGCGGCGACTCGGCCCAACCCAGGCGGCGTTCGCTGTGCGGCGACGGAACCCAGGTCAGCGTGCTGGAGTGGCAGGGGAGGCTCTGGGTGCCCTATGCCGAGCTGCCGAAGGTGGCGAACCTGCGCTAG
- a CDS encoding helix-turn-helix domain-containing protein, with amino-acid sequence MADYLGNNLKLLCGHYRSIAEVCRKLGINRAQFNKYLGGQSRPTPYNLKRICDFFGVEDYELALPPEQFARLLGTRPAGQGGETRSDPLMELLAPLREQSGNLSRYCGYYFEYSNCMSVPGTVLLSLVRLWEDDGNFLFERQERQERSTSTNVEAEDWVRCRYLGAAFQLQDRLFLVDYESLTLNEMSQTILIPSYKSRITRLNGLKTGVSSGDRRNPACTRVVWEYLGPDINRVAAYRQVKLYRPDDPRIDDDVRERLDVAPLKNGLFEIE; translated from the coding sequence ATGGCGGATTATCTGGGCAACAATCTGAAGCTGCTGTGCGGCCACTACCGCTCTATCGCGGAGGTTTGCCGCAAGCTGGGCATCAACCGCGCCCAGTTCAACAAGTACCTCGGCGGCCAGAGCCGACCGACCCCCTACAACCTCAAGCGCATCTGCGATTTCTTCGGTGTCGAGGACTATGAACTGGCCCTGCCCCCCGAACAGTTCGCCCGGCTCCTGGGTACCCGGCCCGCCGGCCAGGGAGGGGAGACCCGCAGCGACCCGCTGATGGAACTGCTGGCGCCCCTGCGGGAGCAGTCCGGCAACCTGTCGCGCTACTGCGGTTACTACTTCGAGTACTCCAACTGCATGTCGGTGCCCGGCACCGTCCTGCTGTCCCTGGTGCGCCTGTGGGAGGACGACGGCAACTTCCTCTTCGAGCGCCAGGAGCGCCAGGAACGCTCCACCAGCACCAACGTGGAGGCCGAAGACTGGGTGCGCTGCCGCTACCTGGGCGCCGCCTTCCAGCTGCAGGACCGCCTGTTCCTGGTGGACTACGAGTCCCTCACCCTCAACGAGATGAGCCAGACCATTCTCATCCCCAGCTACAAGAGCCGCATCACCCGCCTCAATGGCCTCAAGACCGGCGTCTCCAGCGGCGACCGGCGCAATCCGGCCTGCACCCGGGTGGTCTGGGAATACCTCGGCCCCGACATCAACCGCGTCGCCGCCTACCGCCAGGTGAAGCTCTACCGCCCCGACGACCCGCGTATCGACGACGACGTGCGCGAACGCCTGGACGTGGCGCCGCTGAAGAACGGCCTGTTCGAGATCGAGTGA
- a CDS encoding asparaginase yields MKAVKNLFVLYTGGTIGMLQTAEGLAPAGGFEARMREQLDARGVALDWRFEELLPLIDSANMRQVNWLAMRDAIVTAVEAGCDGVLLLHGTDTLAYSAAALGFLLLGLPVPVVLTGAMLPAGSEGGDAWPNLLGAVEALRQGVAPGVHLYFNGQLLHGARASKLRSEAFDAFAELPRPREAKRAGNLPAGLDYRTPRQPVNLAVLPLFPGIEAGHVRGLLGSGVKGLILECYGSGTGPADDLALLEALREAHGRGVVLVATSQCPAGHVQAGVYAAGSQLMATGLVPAGGMTREAALGKLFALLGAGLAQEEVEHWFALDLCGEMAD; encoded by the coding sequence ATGAAGGCTGTGAAGAATCTCTTCGTGCTCTATACCGGCGGCACCATCGGCATGCTGCAGACCGCCGAAGGCCTGGCGCCGGCGGGCGGTTTCGAGGCACGCATGCGCGAGCAGCTGGACGCCCGGGGCGTCGCCCTCGACTGGCGTTTCGAGGAACTGCTGCCGCTGATCGACAGCGCCAACATGCGCCAGGTCAACTGGCTGGCCATGCGCGACGCCATAGTCACGGCGGTGGAGGCCGGCTGCGACGGCGTGCTGCTGCTGCACGGCACCGACACCCTGGCCTACAGCGCCGCCGCCCTGGGCTTCCTGCTGCTGGGCCTGCCGGTGCCGGTGGTATTGACCGGGGCCATGCTGCCCGCCGGCAGCGAAGGCGGCGATGCCTGGCCGAACCTGCTGGGCGCCGTCGAGGCCCTGCGCCAGGGCGTGGCGCCCGGGGTTCATCTCTACTTCAACGGCCAGCTGCTGCATGGCGCCCGCGCCAGCAAGCTGCGCTCGGAGGCCTTCGACGCCTTCGCCGAACTGCCCCGCCCCCGGGAAGCGAAACGAGCCGGCAACCTTCCGGCCGGGCTGGACTACCGCACACCGCGCCAGCCGGTGAACCTGGCGGTGCTGCCGCTGTTTCCCGGCATCGAGGCCGGCCATGTGCGCGGCCTGCTCGGCAGCGGCGTGAAGGGGCTGATCCTGGAATGCTACGGCAGCGGCACCGGCCCCGCCGATGACCTGGCGCTGCTGGAGGCCCTGCGTGAAGCCCACGGGCGCGGCGTGGTGCTGGTCGCCACCAGCCAGTGCCCGGCCGGCCATGTCCAGGCGGGCGTGTACGCCGCCGGCAGCCAGCTCATGGCCACCGGCCTGGTACCCGCCGGCGGCATGACCCGCGAGGCGGCCCTGGGCAAGCTCTTCGCCCTGCTGGGCGCGGGCCTCGCCCAGGAAGAGGTGGAGCACTGGTTCGCCCTGGACCTGTGCGGGGAAATGGCCGACTGA
- a CDS encoding FMN-binding negative transcriptional regulator: MYCPAAFRQDDLAQLHAQIDASGLALLTSAGAQGLMASHLPLLLVPGEGEFGTLYGHFARANPHWRDLAEGSEALVVFSGPDAYIHPGWYPAKAEHGKVVPTWNYIAVHAWGQAEVFDDPERLLALVRRLSDRHEARQARPWSVDEAPADYLAGMLRAIVGFALPIRRLEGKWKLGQNRSAADQAGVREGLSTSAEPRDRELAARLTPTT; encoded by the coding sequence ATGTACTGCCCCGCCGCCTTCCGCCAGGACGACCTGGCCCAGCTCCACGCCCAGATCGACGCCAGCGGCCTCGCCCTGCTCACCAGCGCCGGCGCCCAGGGTTTGATGGCCAGCCACCTGCCCCTGCTGCTGGTCCCCGGGGAGGGGGAGTTCGGCACCCTCTACGGCCACTTCGCCCGGGCCAACCCCCACTGGCGCGACCTGGCCGAGGGCAGCGAGGCGCTGGTGGTGTTTTCCGGACCGGACGCCTACATCCACCCCGGCTGGTACCCGGCCAAGGCTGAGCACGGCAAGGTGGTGCCCACCTGGAACTACATCGCGGTACACGCCTGGGGCCAGGCCGAGGTGTTCGACGATCCCGAGCGCCTGCTGGCCCTGGTGCGCCGCCTCAGCGATCGCCATGAAGCGCGCCAGGCCCGCCCCTGGTCGGTGGACGAGGCGCCGGCCGACTACCTGGCCGGCATGCTCCGCGCCATCGTCGGCTTCGCCTTGCCGATCCGCCGCCTGGAAGGCAAGTGGAAGCTCGGCCAGAACCGCTCCGCAGCCGACCAGGCCGGGGTGCGCGAAGGCCTTTCCACCTCCGCCGAACCCCGCGACCGCGAACTGGCCGCGCGCCTGACCCCGACCACCTGA
- the oadA gene encoding sodium-extruding oxaloacetate decarboxylase subunit alpha, with amino-acid sequence MSKKISITDTILRDAHQSLLATRMRTEDMLPICDKLDKVGYWSLEVWGGATFDACVRFLKEDPWERLRKLKAALPNTRLQMLLRGQNLLGYRHYSDDVVRAFVAKAAVNGIDVFRIFDAMNDVRNLRVSIEAVKAAGKHAQGTICYTTSPVHTIDAFVEQAKQMAAMGVDSIAIKDMAGLLTPFATGDLVKALKEALPLEVVVHSHDTAGVASMCQLKAVENGADRIDTAISSMAWGTSHPGTESMVAALRNTPYDTGLDLELIQEIGMYFHAVRKKYHQFESEFTGVDTRVQVNQVPGGMISNLANQLKEQGALNRMAEVLEEIPRVRADLGYPPLVTPTSQIVGTQAFFNVLAGERYKTITNEVKLYLQGRYGRAAGTINEELRRQAIGNEEVIDVRPADLLKPELDKLRAEIGSLAKCEEDVLTFAMFPDIGRKFLEERAAGTLKPEELLPIPNGQGPAPVGGEGVPTEFVVDVHGESYRVDITGVGVKSDGKRHFYLSIDGMPEEVVFEPLNAFIGGASNKRKSASAPGDVSTTMPGNIVDVLVKEGDVVKAGQAVLITEAMKMETEVQAPIAGTVKAIHVAKGDRVNPDEVLVEIVA; translated from the coding sequence ATGAGCAAGAAAATCAGCATCACCGATACCATCCTGCGCGACGCCCACCAGTCCCTGCTGGCCACCCGCATGCGCACCGAGGACATGCTCCCGATCTGCGACAAGCTGGACAAGGTCGGCTACTGGTCCCTGGAAGTCTGGGGCGGCGCCACCTTCGACGCCTGCGTGCGCTTCCTCAAGGAAGACCCCTGGGAGCGCCTGCGCAAACTCAAGGCCGCCCTGCCCAACACCCGCCTGCAGATGCTGCTGCGCGGCCAGAACCTGCTGGGCTACCGCCACTACAGCGACGACGTGGTCCGCGCCTTCGTGGCCAAGGCCGCGGTCAACGGCATCGACGTGTTCCGCATCTTCGACGCCATGAACGACGTGCGTAACCTGCGCGTCTCCATCGAGGCGGTGAAGGCTGCCGGCAAGCATGCCCAGGGCACCATCTGCTACACCACCAGCCCGGTGCACACCATCGACGCCTTCGTCGAGCAGGCCAAGCAGATGGCCGCCATGGGCGTGGACTCCATCGCCATCAAGGACATGGCCGGCCTGCTGACCCCCTTCGCCACCGGCGACCTGGTCAAGGCCCTGAAGGAGGCCCTGCCCCTGGAAGTGGTGGTGCACTCCCACGACACCGCCGGCGTGGCCAGCATGTGCCAGCTGAAGGCCGTGGAAAATGGCGCCGACCGCATCGACACCGCCATCTCCAGCATGGCCTGGGGCACCAGCCACCCGGGCACCGAGTCCATGGTCGCGGCCCTGCGCAACACCCCCTATGACACCGGCCTGGACCTGGAGCTGATCCAGGAGATCGGCATGTACTTCCACGCCGTGCGCAAGAAGTACCACCAGTTCGAGAGCGAATTCACCGGCGTCGACACCCGCGTGCAGGTCAACCAGGTGCCGGGCGGCATGATCTCCAACCTGGCCAACCAGCTGAAGGAACAGGGCGCCCTGAACCGCATGGCCGAAGTGCTGGAAGAGATCCCGCGCGTGCGTGCCGACCTGGGCTACCCGCCCCTGGTCACCCCCACCTCGCAGATCGTCGGCACCCAGGCCTTCTTCAACGTCCTGGCCGGCGAGCGCTACAAGACCATCACCAACGAGGTGAAGCTCTACCTGCAGGGCCGCTACGGCCGTGCCGCCGGCACCATCAACGAAGAACTGCGCCGCCAGGCCATCGGCAACGAGGAAGTGATCGACGTGCGCCCGGCCGACCTGCTCAAGCCCGAGCTGGACAAGCTGCGCGCCGAGATCGGCAGCCTGGCCAAGTGCGAGGAGGACGTACTGACCTTCGCCATGTTCCCGGACATCGGCCGCAAGTTCCTCGAAGAGCGCGCCGCCGGCACCCTCAAGCCCGAGGAGCTGCTGCCCATCCCCAACGGCCAGGGCCCGGCTCCGGTCGGTGGCGAAGGCGTGCCCACCGAGTTCGTGGTGGACGTGCACGGCGAGAGCTACCGCGTCGACATCACCGGCGTGGGCGTGAAGAGCGACGGCAAGCGCCACTTCTACCTGTCCATCGACGGCATGCCGGAAGAAGTGGTGTTCGAGCCGCTGAACGCGTTCATCGGCGGTGCCAGCAACAAGCGCAAGAGCGCCAGCGCCCCGGGCGATGTCAGCACCACCATGCCGGGCAACATCGTCGATGTGCTGGTGAAGGAAGGCGATGTGGTCAAGGCCGGCCAGGCCGTGCTGATCACCGAAGCCATGAAGATGGAAACCGAGGTCCAGGCTCCCATCGCAGGCACCGTCAAGGCCATCCACGTCGCCAAGGGCGACCGGGTGAACCCGGACGAGGTGCTGGTCGAAATCGTCGCCTGA
- the pdxR gene encoding MocR-like pyridoxine biosynthesis transcription factor PdxR, with protein sequence MTPTPPLPVDLSGIRLDPAQGLSRQLYEALRERILDGRLASRTRLPASRDLAALLGLSRNTVTRAFDQLYAEGYVEGRVGDGTYVAELSTSPPTPQPVPLGPKPGPALARLDRHHLPLPPEGAPRAFRIGVPAFDLFPFETWARLSARFWRKPSLARLGYGDPAGDRGLRELVAAYLRSSRGLTCDAEQVVITCGAQQAISLCAQLLVQPGDRVAVENPGYRAAGHAFAVAGARVSGVPVDNEGLDCAALSRLEDCRLAYLTPSHQYPTGVTLSLARRLELLEWAERQDGWIIEDDYDGEYRYSGVPLAPLASLDRQGRVLYVGTFCKIAFPALRLGYLVLPAGLAEAFARRRALDIRHSEVGTQAVMAEFIAAGHFQRHVRRMRQAARARRDALLAHWPETIPGCAPMPAVEAGLHLCISVDGLAREQALVSAARAAGVEMNGLSGYWLEDSAEPVDNRAGLVLGFAAVPEAEIAEAVRVLRRAWRL encoded by the coding sequence ATGACCCCCACGCCGCCGTTGCCCGTCGACCTGTCCGGAATCCGCCTGGACCCGGCCCAGGGCCTTTCCCGCCAGCTCTACGAGGCCCTGCGCGAGCGCATCCTCGATGGCCGCCTGGCCAGCCGCACACGCCTGCCCGCCAGCCGCGACCTGGCGGCGCTGCTCGGCCTCTCGCGCAATACCGTGACCCGCGCCTTCGACCAGCTCTATGCCGAGGGCTACGTGGAAGGCCGGGTAGGCGATGGCACCTACGTGGCGGAGTTATCCACAAGCCCGCCAACCCCGCAGCCGGTGCCCTTGGGGCCCAAGCCGGGGCCGGCTCTGGCGCGGCTGGATCGGCACCACCTGCCGCTGCCGCCGGAGGGCGCGCCCCGGGCCTTTCGTATCGGGGTGCCGGCCTTCGACCTGTTTCCCTTCGAGACCTGGGCGCGGCTGTCGGCACGCTTCTGGCGCAAGCCGTCCCTGGCGCGCCTGGGCTATGGCGACCCGGCGGGGGATCGTGGCCTGCGGGAGCTGGTGGCCGCCTACCTGCGCAGCAGCCGGGGCCTGACCTGCGACGCGGAGCAGGTGGTGATCACCTGCGGCGCCCAGCAGGCCATCAGCCTCTGCGCCCAGTTGCTGGTGCAGCCGGGGGATCGCGTGGCTGTGGAAAACCCCGGCTATCGCGCCGCCGGCCATGCCTTCGCGGTGGCGGGCGCGCGGGTGAGCGGCGTGCCTGTGGATAACGAGGGGCTGGATTGCGCCGCCCTCTCGCGCCTGGAAGATTGCCGGCTGGCGTACCTGACGCCGTCCCACCAGTACCCCACCGGCGTGACCCTGTCCCTGGCGCGTCGGCTGGAGTTGCTGGAGTGGGCCGAGCGCCAGGACGGCTGGATCATCGAGGACGACTACGACGGCGAGTACCGTTACAGCGGTGTGCCCCTGGCGCCCCTGGCGTCCCTGGACCGGCAGGGGCGGGTGCTCTATGTCGGCACCTTCTGCAAGATCGCCTTTCCCGCGCTGCGCCTGGGCTACCTGGTCTTGCCGGCGGGCCTGGCGGAGGCCTTCGCCCGGCGCCGCGCCCTGGATATCCGCCATTCCGAGGTGGGCACCCAGGCGGTGATGGCGGAGTTCATCGCCGCCGGGCACTTCCAGCGGCACGTCCGCCGCATGCGCCAGGCGGCCCGCGCCCGGCGTGATGCCTTGCTGGCCCACTGGCCCGAGACGATACCCGGCTGCGCGCCGATGCCGGCGGTGGAGGCCGGGTTGCACCTGTGCATAAGTGTCGACGGCCTGGCGCGGGAACAGGCGCTGGTGAGCGCCGCCCGCGCTGCCGGTGTGGAAATGAACGGGCTCAGCGGCTATTGGCTGGAGGACAGCGCCGAGCCTGTGGATAACCGCGCGGGACTGGTGCTGGGCTTCGCCGCCGTGCCCGAGGCGGAGATCGCCGAGGCGGTGCGGGTGTTGCGGCGGGCCTGGCGTTTGTAG
- a CDS encoding GNAT family N-acetyltransferase: protein MSLEIRPVSAADHAAWLPLWQGYQRFYKTEIAEATSAITWRRFLDPAEPMHAALAWDGDRAVGLVHFIYHRSCWTLGDYCYLQDLYVQEGQRGGGIGRGLIEHVYARARADGASRVHWLTHETNTDAMQLYDRIADRSGFLQYRKLL, encoded by the coding sequence ATGAGCCTCGAGATCCGCCCCGTTTCCGCCGCCGACCATGCCGCCTGGCTGCCGCTGTGGCAGGGCTACCAGCGCTTCTACAAGACCGAGATCGCCGAGGCCACCAGCGCCATCACCTGGCGACGCTTCCTCGACCCGGCCGAACCCATGCACGCCGCCCTGGCCTGGGACGGCGACCGCGCCGTGGGCCTGGTGCATTTCATCTACCACCGCAGCTGCTGGACCCTCGGCGACTACTGTTACCTGCAGGACCTCTATGTGCAGGAAGGCCAGCGCGGGGGCGGCATCGGCCGTGGCCTGATCGAACATGTCTACGCCCGGGCCCGCGCCGATGGCGCCTCGCGGGTGCACTGGCTGACCCACGAGACCAACACCGACGCCATGCAGCTCTATGACCGCATCGCCGACCGTTCCGGCTTCCTCCAGTACCGCAAACTGCTCTGA